A single genomic interval of Lucilia cuprina isolate Lc7/37 chromosome 2, ASM2204524v1, whole genome shotgun sequence harbors:
- the LOC111687460 gene encoding transcription initiation factor TFIID subunit 4, with protein MGTRNKLDYIFLAMVMFAIVTDVHVQAKRIYSSSSGRRSSSSSSSNVRRTSYNKPSSSHSYSSHSPSSSSHSNPSLSHTGLSSLSYAGYNQQANRRPGSTGTVSASRPASSSNTHTSAARPSNAPIGWNVPPKQGPPPAYSATNPAGGARTNVNEKPPAYNPSYSAPPSYQSASNTANRPISSTHHNTQQSSYNRNRFNSTGGSFGSGAYHTPITATNAHNVQSSYPRQQVPAGATYYPSSSSLPAGATYHPAGQLPAGATYHPAGHVPAGATYHSPGQLPAGATYYPSSPVGGGYPTGATYHSPGHLPAGATYYPSPPVAAAPAYYPSPAALPAGATFLPAGSAIPAGATFIQQPQKSSSGLGFGSGLIAGGLAGGLLGHALTPTHTKVVEHVPSYSGGGGGYSGGGGGGGNSADNNDRIIIINNGPPGSVTTTDVGGGTTVINAGAAQPQTPAAAPVPMNPSYAPPPPAAEQPQLAPINPNNMDNTNTANMATAGAAVAGLATGAAVTSAMAQNPILPQPTAQGPLQAEQPMTPGAAPAEQAPGGIICVPVKVPEPDPNDSTKTIEVEKIACYPAPPPEVTTPAPTTTCVPVKVQVPDPNDSTKTIEVEKKACYSEVPTEATTSHPTTDSSTTVATTPVAAEKITTLEGGVALAPLQTTTPLVVPEGSVPLAPLNPYGQPDIMKLPGYYSNIRSSALMAESSGIHVASSSGHNYINFGLISILSVFLAYYWK; from the exons ATGGGTACGCGAAACAAATTAGACTACATTTTTCTGGCAATGGTCATGTTTGCCATTGTCACAGATGTACATGTACAAGCTAAACGTATATACAGTTCAAGCAGTGGACGTCGCTCATCTTCCTCGTCTTCTTCAAATGTCAGACGAACCTCTTATAATAAACCCAGCAGTAGCCATAGCTACTCGAGTCATAGTCCCAGTTCTTCGAGTCACTCAAATCCTTCCCTGTCACATACAGGCTTAAGTTCATTGAGCTATGCTGGTTACAATCAACAGGCTAACAGACGTCCCGGTAGTACTGGTACAGTGAGCGCCTCACGACCAGCTAGTAGCAGTAATACTCATACATCTGCAGCCAGACCCAGTAATGCACCTATAGGCTGGAATGTTCCACCTAAACAGGGACCACCACCAGCCTATTCGGCAACGAATCCTGCAGGAGGTGCTCGAACTAATGTTAATGAAAAACCACCAGCTTATAATCCTAGTTACTCTGCACCTCCTAGCTATCAGTCTGCATCCAACACGGCAAATAGACCAATATCATCTACGCATCACAATACTCAACAATCAAGCTATAATCGTAATCGCTTTAATTCCACCGGAGGCAGTTTTGGCAGCGGTGCCTATCATACACCCATAACAGCTACCAATGCTCATAATGTACAATCAAGTTATCCTAGACAACAGGTCCCAGCTGGAGCCACATATTACCCGTCATCTTCATCGTTGCCGGCTGGAGCCACATATCACCCGGCTGGACAATTACCAGCTGGAGCAACTTATCATCCTGCTGGTCATGTACCTGCTGGAGCTACTTATCATTCACCCGGACAATTACCAGCAGGTGCTACATATTACCCTTCTTCACCTGTAGGTGGCGGATACCCAACTGGTGCTACTTACCATAGCCCTGGTCATTTGCCAGCGGGTGCTACTTATTACCCCTCGCCTCCTGTAGCTGCCGCTCCTGCATATTACCCTTCACCTGCAGCATTGCCAGCTGGAGCTACGTTCTTACCTGCTGGATCAGCTATACCAGCTGGAGCCACATTTATACAACAGCCTCAGAAATCATCGTCTGGCTTAGGTTTTG GAAGCGGTTTAATTGCTGGTGGCTTAGCTGGTGGTCTTTTAGGCCATGCTTTAACACCTACACATACCAAAGTCGTGGAGCATGTTCCCTCTTACAGTGGTGGAGGCGGTGGCTATAGTGGTGGCGGCGGTGGCGGTGGCAACAGTGCAGATAATAATGATaggattataattattaataatggaCCTCCTGGCTCTGTAACCACTACTGATGTTGGAGGAGGTACAACTGTCATAAACGCAGGAGCTGCACAACCCCAAACTCCCGCCGCAGCTCCCGTACCAATGAACCCTTCATATGCACCACCCCCTCCAGCTGCCGAGCAACCTCAATTAGCTCCCATTAATCCCAATAATATGGATAATACAAACACTGCCAATATGGCGACTGCAGGTGCTGCTGTAGCTGGCTTAGCAACGGGAGCAGCCGTTACCTCTGCGATGGCACAAAATCCAATATTACCTCAACCAACCGCACAAGGTCCACTACAAGCTGAGCAACCTATGACGCCTGGCGCAGCTCCCGCAGAGCAAGCTCCAGGTGGAATAATATGTGTACCGGTCAAGGTACCTGAACCTGATCCAAATGATAGCACCAAAACTATTGAAGTGGAAAAAATTGCCTGCTATCCAGCTCCACCTCCAGAAGTGACAACTCCTGCTCCAACAACGACATGTGTTCCGGTCAAGGTTCAGGTGCCAGATCCAAATGACAGTACCAAAACAATTGAAGTTGAAAAGAAAGCTTGTTATTCTGAAGTTCCAACGGAAGCAACAACCTCACATCCAACAACAGATTCCAGCACAACAGTAGCTACTACGCCAGTCGCTGCAGAAAAGATAACTACCTTAGAAGGAGGTGTAGCCTTGGCTCCATTACAAACCACGACACCTTTAGTAGTACCCGAAGGATCTGTACCATTAGCTCCACTAAATCCATACGGCCAACCAGATATTATGAAATTACCCGGCTATTACAGTAATATTCGATCCTCAGCTTTAATGGCCGAATCATCTGGAATACATGTAGCTAGTAGTTCTggacataattatattaattttggtTTGATTTCCATACTATCCGTATTTTTGGCTTACTattggaaataa
- the LOC111687461 gene encoding uncharacterized protein LOC111687461, with amino-acid sequence MEIQKNKIVLLVILIIQLVQCNCNNNYYNEFVSKLRLKRDLTKWKELFPNMSFHRNLHNLPENSIYCTGPITSGSARYGFLRKYYLVINGKPESYVNSLKCIYPRSLEFPDLADEKPLRGIDKFREAFLLETKNFREFLDKVNKGEKPEPYKTMDIEALTDDILNDIFHHKPDPLDALKSSAPNGVICERLTFSETNIEGIVTDIQRPICYPAPKPPLPATTTSPTTKKYPTLTKSNDSKFVDKACQILCYAGLIYQLLACCK; translated from the exons AtggaaattcaaaaaaataaaattgttctacTAGTCATCTTGATAATTCAATTGGTCCaatgtaattgtaataataacTACTATAATGAGTTTGTGTCCAAGCTACGACTGAAAAGGGATTTAACAAAATGGAAGGAATTGTTTCCAAACATGTCCTTTCATAGAAATCTTCACAATTTACCGGAAAATTCCATATATTGTACAGGACCAATAACCTCCGGATCAG cacGTTATGGATTTTTACGAAAATACTATTTAGTAATAAACGGAAAACCTGAAAGCTATGTCAATTCATTAAAGTGTATATATCCTAGATCATTAGAATTTCCTGATTTGGCTGATGAAAAGCCATTAAGGGGTATTGATAAATTCCGTGAAGCCTTTctattagaaacaaaaaattttagagaGTTTTTAGATAAAGTCAATAAAGGTGAAAAACCAGAGCCATATAAAACTATGGATATTGAAGCTTTGACGGatgatattttaaatgatatttttcatCACAAACCAGATCCTTTAGACGCTTTAAAAAGTTCTGCTCCAAATGGTGTTATTTGTGAACGTCTAACATTTAGTGAAACAAATATAGAAGGAATAGTTACAGATATTCAACGACCCATATGCTATCCGGCCCCAAAACCACCGTTGCCAGCAACAACCACTTCACCGACAACGAAAAAATATCCAACTTTAACTAAAAGTAATGATTCTAAATTTGTTGATAAGGCATGTCAGATTCTTTGTTATGCGGGTCTAATATATCAATTACTTGCCTGTTGTAAGTAA
- the LOC124421438 gene encoding uncharacterized protein LOC124421438, which translates to MKTQKNIFFLLVTVLIIQLVQCTCNNNYYNEFVSKLRLKRDSTIEQNFHSNMSLHRNLHYLPENAIYCTEPINSDTGRYGFLRKYYSAIQGKPVSYDYTLECIYPKSLELPSSREKKPLTGVEKFTGVLLTEAKNFKELLEKVERGEKTEPYKTIDIDFLADDIFNDILNEINNPKQDPLDNLEGSAPYGVICEHLIFNETNEQGIVVDIKRPICYPASRSSLPTTTTSPTMTKYPTVTTVTKSSDSKFVDKACHILCYTGLIYQLLSCCK; encoded by the exons atgaaaactcaaaaaaatattttttttctactagTGACCGTCTTGATAATTCAATTGGTCCAATGCACTTGTAATAACAATTACTATAATGAATTTGTGTCTAAACTACGATTAAAAAGGGATTCTACAATAGAGCAGAATTTTCATTCAAATATGTCATTACATAGAAATCTTCATTATTTACCGGAAAATGCTATATATTGCACAGAACCCATCAATTCTGATACAG GACGATATGGATTTTTACGCAAATACTATTCAGCAATACAAGGAAAACCTGTTAGCTATGACTATACATTAGAGTGCATATATCCAAAATCATTAGAACTTCCTAGTTCGCGCGAAAAGAAACCATTAACGGGAGTTGAAAAATTCACCGGGGTCTTGCTAACGgaagcaaaaaattttaaagagcttttagaaaaagtcgaaagaggTGAAAAAACAGAACCGTATAAAACTATAGATATTGATTTTTTGGCTGATgacatttttaatgatattttaaatgaaattaataatccAAAACAAGATCCATTAGATAATTTGGAAGGTTCTGCTCCATATGGTGTTATTTGTGAACATCTAATTTTTAACGAAACAAATGAGCAGGGTATAGTGGTAGACATTAAAAGGCCGATATGCTACCCGGCGTCAAGATCATCATTGCCAACAACAACCACTTCACCAACAATGACCAAATATCCAACAGTAACAACTGTAACTAAAAGTAGTGATTCTAAATTTGTTGATAAAGCATGTCATATTCTTTGTTATACGGGTCTAATATATCAATTACTATCATGTTGCAAGTGA
- the LOC111681067 gene encoding uncharacterized protein LOC111681067: protein MKCKKILVKILIIAIALLSLCEARGGRRGGSFGGLFGSWRKYKKPSSGGGTSRRIVSSSPVHTPITKAMHENKKSSSSDKFQKNFKGSNYYNTPPLPTGGSYYHNTAALPVNAIYVAQAPPRGSEFGDFLTGYLTGRLLTMGFSSPHYHVTHVYRDNPSAAENTAKPNNTNTTEKPFNAPLAEITTTTVSSGERETRNTTTTQLPLSTTEPPAPTYGIICMPMLINEINENGETVQNERTVCYPAPAPPTPQNEMKSKPVEIAGDIMDH from the exons ATGAAGTGTAAGAAAATATTAGTGAAAATATTAATCATTGCGATTGCATTATTGTCACTATGTGAAGCACGTGGTGGTAGGCGTGGCGGTTCTTTTGGTGGTCTCTTTGGCAGCTGgcgtaaatataaaaaaccttCAAGTGGTGGTGGAACATCACGGCGTATTGTAAGTAGTTCACCGGTACACACACCGATTACGAAAGCCATGCATGAGAATAAAAAATCCAGTAGTAGTgataaatttcagaaaaattttaaggGAAGCAATTATTATAATACGCCTCCACTACCAACAGGAGGTTCATATTATCATAATACTGCCGCTTTGCCGGTAAATGCTATATATGTTGCTCAAGCTCCACCCAGAGGATCAG aatttggtGATTTTTTAACCGGCTATCTTACCGGCCGCCTCTTAACTATGGGTTTTTCTTCACCCCATTATCATGTTACTCATGTCTATAGGGACAATCCATCAGCTGCTGAAAATACTGCCAAACCAAATAATACTAATACTACAGAAAAACCTTTTAATGCACCATTGGCGGAAATTACCACAACAACAGTAAGTTCTGGCGAGAGAGAAACTAGAAATACCACCACTACCCAATTACCATTAAGTACAACAGAACCGCCAGCACCAACATATGGTATAATTTGTATGCCCAtgttaataaatgaaataaatgaaaatggtgAAACGGTACAAAATGAAAGAACTGTTTGTTATCCTGCACCGGCGCCACCTACAccacaaaatgaaatgaaatcaaAACCAGTTGAAATAGCTGGTGATATAATGgatcattaa
- the LOC111681066 gene encoding uncharacterized protein LOC111681066: protein MHKILVVVCCAIIASILVSTTEAKGGRGGGGRSGGRSGGRSSSGRGGFFGSSKSSSFGSSKSSHFGGNHGGSHTSGGWVHGFFHSTPYRYSYRPVYISRTSTHTGSYHVPNKEEEEAADHNKDTGNYAVGYSISKALSNDFFSIFNVVHDISKYPEKIRNKELTTTTTKSPVDTYDLNYIINTPYTTTSSIYNTDPKSYFLDDDTLFDMITSKKTSNSKENIRQDYDKIQPNVGNLDNVFEEIVTESTTSIVDYINSNYDSKPISDVKHISERDNTLSNTGIISDYNNESIQKMLKEIQSSVVNFDHLLEEDTTKRTEKNEPNDSVDEMLKQLQKNMESFKLY from the exons ATGCATAAGATATTAGTAGTTGTGTGTTGTGCTATAATTGCATCTATATTAGTTTCTACAACAGAAGCTAAAGGTGGAAGAGGGGGTGGAGGTAGAAGTGGTGGAAGAAGCGGTGGTAGAAGTTCTAGTGGAAGAGGAGGATTCTTTGGTAGTAGTAAGAGTAGTAGTTTTGGTAGCAGTAAAAGTAGCCACTTTGGAGGCAACCATGGAGGATCCCATACCAGTGGTGGCTGGGTTCATGGTTTCTTTCACAGTACACCTTACCGATATAGCTACAGACCCGTATATATAAGTAGAACAAGTACACATACAGGTTCATATCATGTGCCTAACAAAGAAGAAGAGGAAGCTGCAGATCACAATAAAG ataCTGGAAATTATGCCGTGGGTTACTCCATTAGCAAAGCACTGAGCAATGATTTCTTCTCCATTTTTAATGTAGTTCATGATATTTCAAAATATCCCGAAAAAATCAGAAATAAGGAACtgacaactacaacaacaaaaagtccAGTAGATACATATGatttaaattacattataaaTACCCCCTATACAACAACAAGTTCTATATATAATACTGATCCTAAATCATATTTTCTTGATGACGATACTCTTTTCGACATGATTACATCCAAAAAGACCTCGAATAGTAAAGAAAACATTCGTCAAGATTATGATAAAATACAACCCAATGTTGGTAATTTAGATAATGTTTTTGAAGAAATAGTTACTGAAAGCACTACCTCGATAGTTGATTACATTAATTCCAATTATGATTCAAAACCAATTTCTGATGTTAAACACATTTCTGAGAGGGATAACACTTTGTCCAACACTGGAATAATTTCTGATTACAATAACGAAAGTATtcagaaaatgttaaaagaaattcaaTCAAGCGTCGTAAATTTTGACCATCTTTTAGAAGAAGATACTACAAAAAGAACTGAGAAGAACGAGCCAAATGATTCGGTAGATGAAATGTTGAAACAATTGCAGAAAAATATGGAATCGTTTAAATTGTATTAG
- the LOC124418503 gene encoding uncharacterized protein LOC124418503, protein MNFRIFFGILLIATLFLATSGTTSGGKGLGESICTGISYFFRKLISGVPKTEQPSTFPKKTYTYDDLPAINARHLYPSLTQYPNSGFNYQSKIETSKTDNILTQSTESNTKREKRRTNILIAN, encoded by the exons ATGAACTTCCgaatattttttggtattttgttgATTGCAACACTATTCTTAGCAACTAGTGGAACTACTAGCGGTGGTAAAGGTTTGGGCGAAAGTATATGTACTGGTATTAgctatttttttcgaaaacttatTAGCGGGGTCCCTAAAACTGAACAGCCTTCCACGTTTCCCAAGAAAACCTATACGTATGATGATTTACCAGCTATTAATGCTCGTCATTTATATCCAAGCTTAACACAGTATCCTAATAGCGGATTTAATTATCAATCTAAAATTGAAACTTCAAAAACGG ataatatACTTACTCAGAGCACTGAATCAAATACCAAGAGAGAAAAGAGAAGAACGAACATCTTAATAGCTAATTAA
- the LOC111681068 gene encoding uncharacterized protein LOC111681068 has protein sequence MKSKILLFSVLIIAISFTIGAEASRHSKSRNRSTSSKQRTQNSNKSGSGHNNRGSASEHHVVVSQHHKTSDHNIKQQHTNHPNMAKAHSRVANTPEGHHNSNQPESYPKQQNPIPNTGTVVYTSQQPVYIVNPQQPNVPQSSGTDDFVAGYVAGANSARRKLRRRKTTTTTTTLAPSTTTNPCLIAAQVPDKIVNNQLQQNPAVTCEPLSITTNPTDYQNPPLAAII, from the exons atgaaatcaaaaattttgttatttagtgtGCTAATTATAGCTATCTCGTTTACAATTGGCGCCGAAGCAAGTAGACATTCTAAATCACGTAATAGATCTACCTCAAGTAAACAACGAACTCAGAATAGTAATAAAAGTGGAAGCGGACATAACAACAGGGGAAGCGCAAGTGAACATCATGTAGTTGTTAGCCAACATCATAAAACATCTGAtcataatataaaacaacaacatactaATCATCCAAATATGGCAAAAGCCCATAGTCGTGTAGCAAATACTCCAGAGGGTCATCATAATTCGAATCAACCCGAAAGTTatccaaaacaacaaaaccCTATTCCAAATACTGGGACTGTTGTATATACTTCTCAACAACCTGTTTATATCGTGAACCCACAACAACCAAATGTTCCACAATCTTCAGGAACAG aTGATTTCGTAGCAGGTTATGTAGCTGGGGCGAATTCAGCTCGTCGAAAACTAAGACGCAGAAAAACAACCACGACAACAACTACACTTGCTCCTTCTACCACCACAAATCCATGCTTAATTGCCGCCCAAGTACCTgacaaaattgtaaataatcaaCTACAACAAAATCCAGCAGTTACCTGTGAACCTCTTAGTATCACGACCAATCCAACTGACTATCAAAACCCTCCATTGGCCGCTATTATTTAG